cggtatatccttccgcggagcactgtgcttgtgcaggtctgtgtgtatcaaaacgttattttaacagattgaaaaggaaacacatcttttaaaatgttttgtaactattcagatttacttcacatgctaatacgccgtcccctggaccactggaaggaggattttgtccactttcgtcagtccggctctgtttcctattgactttcagcaattgagctaagctaactatgatgctaacagctgggatccagccactggacgcagtcTCACTTTGTCAAAGATAAAGaaagggtgtgggtccaaaatcttctgagtattcctttaaaatgttGCGCTTATTTCTGTCAAAGATTCaataaaatatctaaaaataGACCAAAACATCTGataagaagaaagaggagccaAAACCCAAAGAACCACTGACCACCAGGTCCAGCATCCAGCATTCTGAAGGAACTCACAGAGAGCATGGCTTCTGGAAGGTGGGGGCCGgtccgcccgcccccccccccgaaagtgcttcacaacaacGCAGACAGGAAGTCTCGTCTATTAGTGAGGTCGCCTCACTTCCTCTTTAACGGCTCAGTCAGAACAAGAGGAAGTGAGACTGTGCAagaagacggaggaggaagaggaggtgtggCTCCTGGATGCCGGAGCGCGGGACAACAGGAAGTGCAACAAGGACAACAGGAAGtgcaacaagaaaagaaaaaagagaaagatctGAGTTGTTTCCTTGGAGCTGGAGGGTAGGAACAGCCCCCAGAGGTAGCTAGTAGTTATTACCCCACTGCTCAGGGGAGCAGGAAGAGACGTCCAGAGTCCAGGCAAGCTCAGACCATGAAGGTGTCCCAGAAAGACTTGGACGGGTGGACCCTCAGCTGAGCAGATCCTCCTCCCTGCGTCAGCGGCCCTTGAGGGCCCTGCGGCGGcggagctccgcctccagctgcgCCCCCTGCGGGCCGTAGATGCGGCTGGCGCACCAGGAGAAGTACATGATGATGGAGACGatggtggtctgcagcagcagcatcacgcCGTaggtggaggcggcggtggggcCCGgcaggcgggcggcggcggcggcggcgggcggcagcAGGGCGGGGCTGAGCAGGATGGCCCTCACCTCCGCCTTGATCATGTGCAGCTCGTCCAGGATGGACAGGAAGGTGCAGCAGTGGAACCACTGGTGGCTGTGGCCCCAGATGTCGAAGCGGCCCGGCGCCAGCCGCTCGGGCAGCTTGCTGATGTTGAAGGCGGCCGACACCAGCAGCCACAGGCAGTGGCGGTAGAAGAAGCCGGGCATGGAGGCGGACGAGGACAGGGACGAGGGCGAGCCGGAGTACGGCGAGCGGGTGAGCAGGCGGTAGAACACCGGCATGGACGAGACGAAGAACGGCAGCAGGAAGACCAGGGTGCGGATCATGTAGCGGTGCTTCCTCCACCGCTGCCGGGTGTTGCAGCAGGACAGGACGCAGATGATGGCCACGACGCAGGTGCACGGGATGTAGAAGGTGTCAAAGAACGCGCTGAACTCCGGGACGGCGCCGGACGACCCGGGAGCCCCCGCCGGGTCCccgtccgggtccgggtccggctCCGGGTCCGTCTCCACGATCCCCGCCCGCGGGTGGATGTAGTAGTAGTAGGCCAGCGAGGAGCCCACGGTGTAGGCGCTGATGGTGCCGTAGTCCACGAAGAAGCAGACCTCCCGGACCACCAGGGACATGGAGTTCAGCAGGTGGGCCATGCTGCTCGCCATCAGCAGGCAGAACACCCCGATGAAGTAGTTCCACAGCGGGTAGAAGAAGGGCGCGTCGCTGCGGGGGGCGCCCTCCCAGCCAAACACCTCCACGAAGTAGTAGGCGAAGACGAAGACGGGCAGGAAGTGCGTCCAGAAGTTGCCGGTCTCGTTGGTGGGCCGGAAGGCGGACAGCAGGCAGTCCCTCAGGCTGTAGTTGGGGAAGCGGTACCCGGTCAGGATGAAGTTCTCGATGACCCGGGGCGGCACGTCGGTGTGCctcaggagggggaggggctgagCGCAGTTCAGCATCAtggtgggccgggcgggggcgGCGGACGGTGACGATCAGCGGACCAACGCTTCCTGAAGGCTTCGTCCGACTTTAGATCCCAGCGGCTCCATCGGGGCCTCCTCAGAGCAGAGTCCGGCGGTGACAGAGTCCTcaggggggtcagaggtcacacgcTGGGCTAATCTACCCCCTCTGACCTCAGAGCTTTACCAAAGGTCATCCAGCCTGCACAGCCTCGAGtcttcctcttccctcttctCTTGATTTTGCATAAACGGACGTTGTTGATTCACGTGCACGCTCCTGGTTTGCATAGTTCTGAAATGAAGGTCAGCGTCCCCGGTGCTCCGGGGCTGAGGAGTCCTCGGGACGTGTCGTTAAGCCCCGCGGTATGTAGGTCATGCCCGGCCGGCACTGTTTCCCAGGACGGACACAAAGCTCCGGTCCGCTTTCACTTCATTCAGTCCCGATCCGGTGCactgcggaggaggaggaggaggaggaggaggcggaggaggaggaggcggaggaggaggaggaggagggacccagagggacaggaggagggtctaaaaaaaaaaaactcggtGCCGGTACAGGAATAACGGCCAGGTCACGTGTTCACACGCCGCGTCAGAAGCGCCGGTCCCCGGCTGAGATCAGACCCGCTCCCCGGGACAGAGCTCCGTGTCCCCGGCTGAGATCAGACCCGCTCCCCGGGACAGAGCTCCGTGTCCCCGGCTGAGATCAGACCCGCTCCCCGGGACAGAGCTCCGTGCGTCCGGCTGCTGGACAGGCTGAAGGCGGCCGgcatgtgtgcgcgcgcgcctCCGCGGCTCTACGGGACCGCGCGCGCGCCGATTGACAGGCAACTGCGTCAAGGTGCACGCGCGCAACACGGGTGGTGTCCGGTGGggtgtttcaaaataaaacacccgGACGTGACGTCATGAGGACATATTCTGGactgtttgcattttatttaaacgcatcaaaataatccaaaatcttgaaaaatgattgaaaaatatattttattgatcTCAAAGGAGTTGAAGTTTTCTGACGTGTCGATGAGCAAACAGAGATGTCCCGGAGAGGTTCATAATGACAAACtttcttttgtatttattgAAGCAATGCTCACAGGACTTTCTCACTTGGATTTTCAAActatttcttttctattctattttatttaatttgatttaatttgattctatgaatgaaaatgcaaaaaataaatgaataaatagaaaTTGTTTTTGTAACACTACTGACCTcaggacagcagcagtggtcacacacacctggattaatcagcttgTCCAATAAAGTGCGACATTGAATAGAGGAGTTGTGTTGAGTTGAGGCCTGCGTGAAGTTCAGTGACCGGAGTCAGACCTGTGGTTCGTCTGTTGAAATGATAACCATCatgaggtcctggtcctgacagAGTCCCTACAGAACCTGCTGACCGTCCAGCCTGTAGCCTTCAGCCCTGAGCGGTGGAGTCTGGGAACCTCTAGTTTAGAGCTGGAACAAAAATCTTCAATCACAGTGGATATCTGAAGATTACAGGAACTCATGATGGCGGGAAAATGTGAACTCCGGTCAGTTCTGCATGCAGCTTGATGCAGTGGACCGGTAcggtggtctggtctggtggaCCAGTTcggtggtctggtctggtggaCCAGTTcggtggtctggtctggtggaCTCAGTGGTTCTCTGCAGGATCAGCTGGTGGTTTTGAACTAATGGAACCTAATTGATGTTGTTGCTCAGCCAGCCTCccgctgggtgtgtgtgtgtgtgtgtgtgtgtgtgtgtgtgtgtgtgtgtgtgtgtgtgtgtgtgtgtgtgtgtgtgtgtgtgtgtgtgtgtgtgcccagtGAAGCAGTCTAATCCTCCATCTGCGATCCTCCTCCAGGCTCCATTGATTTTCTGCTTTTACAAATCATCCAGAAGACGATTCTTTTCTGCGTCTGTGGACTGAAAATGCTTTTAGtctgattcagattcagattctgCTAAAACACCGACAGCAGAGCGAAGAGTCCTTGTTCCTCTGCTTTAGATGGATGCTTCAATAAATCAGCATCACTCAcactgattttactttttacttttgaatgtgaaaacactgaggGGGGAAATCAATTACAGTGACGTTATATTAGAGGTTCAGCTCTAAAAACAATTATAAATCCAAGCTAAATGGAACCATGACAAGTTATTTCACACTGAGAAAGCTTCATTTATAGAACTCACATTCTATTTTTACCTTTACCATGGAATTAAGATCTGAAAACCCTTTAGCTGTCTTTTAATGACAGACGGTTCAAAAAGGGTTTTCAGATCTTCTTCATCGTATCTTTGGCGTCAGGCTAACTTTAGTCATAAAGAGATGataagttgtgtgtgtgtgtgtgtgtgtgtgtgtgtgtgtgtgtgtgtgtgtgtccaggcagaTCTCCAGTAGACTCCAGTGTGCAGTGAGGTGAGGCTGCTGCCTCATCTACAACCCAATCAACacatgatgctaatgctaatgctaatgctaatgctttccactgatccacagaTGGAACCAAGTCAACACTGACGGACTGTTTCCTTGAATATATTGTAATTTATTCAGAGAATCAGGCAGAGCGGGCAGCCCCTCATCTCCACACAGCGCTCCTTCTCTTTACCTTGAACCGAGTCGAGCAAGTAATGAGATGCTTTATTCCACACATGATTCTCACCCCCGGGGACAGTGTGAACATGAGCAAatgcttttttgtttggtttttttttgtaaagaaataGCTGAATGATGTGATTTTATCCCTCGGAGAACACGAGACAACGCCGAGCAGGACACCAGGTGAGGCAGGATTACTTCCACCACTTACTCCCCACAGGCTGGTAATGGAAGAGCCTGAGTGGGCcagagcgctcacacacacacacacacacacacacacacacacacacacacacacacacacacacacacacacacacacacacacacacacacacgaccagcAGGGAAATAGAGGGGCACATATTTATAGCTGTCTCACTTTAGTCctttagctttaaaaaaaaactaaagttttgcacagataaaaaaaagttcaaagacAAAAGCATCCATGAAAAAAACTGATGTGCTTTTATTAACATGAACGATCAGAATAAATTCCAGATCTCATGTTATACTTTACAACAGACAACATGATTTACACCAcaggaaaatgtttctgtttgtatgaacGTGTCTGGATTTGGGCTGTCAGGTTCATTCTCTTAATCACAATTTGTATTTGTTTCCATTCATCAGATTTATCTCAGATCTCCGGCTGACTGATAAAGTATCTGGTTGAACCTGAAGGAAGGAAATCTGGAAGGGCCCAGGAGTGATTCTGGTCTGCAgaggtccagctcctccaggttctGCTCCTCACAGGTCTGGAACAGACCGGTTCTGCAGGAACCAGCCGCTTCACTCAGATTCAGACCAGACAGATCCAACCTCCCCGCTTCACCCTCAGTTCCAGTCttttcctctgaagctcctcagggttctgtcctcGGCCCCGTCCTCTTCAGTGTCCGTCTCCTCCACTTGGCCACAGTGTCCATAAATACTGTGAAGTCTGATTGTGATTCAGGTCAGAATCAACTCTGCTGCAAATCCATGAAGGTTTtaatctgttttgttgtttttaacttgTTTACTATAAACTGTGATCCTGGATGTcctgaaaaacactgagaaataAAGTATATTGTTATTAGTAGTTGTAgtatgttgttgctgttgttgctgttgttatttttgtgctgttgctgttgttgtgttgttgttattgttacttttgttgctgttgttgttgagtgGTTGAGACTGATGTTGGTACGTTGTTGTGATTGTTATTGCTGCTTcatttgttgatgttgttgttgttggtgtcgtagtttttgctgttgttgctgttgttgtcgttgttgttgttgttgtcgttgtcgttgtaattattgttgttgtgttcaCCCCTCTCCAGCCTCaatagctgttgttgttgttgttgttgttgttgtcgttgttgttgatGTGTTCACCCCTCTCCAGCCTCaatagctgttgttgttgttgttgttgttgtcgttgttgttgttgtgttcacCCCTCTCCAGCCTCaatagctgttgttgttgttgttgttgttgttgttgttgttgtgttcacCCCTCTCCAGCCTCaatagctgttgttgttgttgttgttgttgttgttgtcgttgttgttgttgtgttcacCCCTCTCCAGCCTCaatagctgttgttgttgttgttgttgttgtcgttgttgttgttgtgttcacCCCTCTCCAGCCTCaatagctgttgttgttgttgttgttgttgtcgttgttgttgtcgtgTTCACCCCTCTCCAGCCTCaatagctgttgttgttgttgttgttgttgtcgttgttgttgttgtgttcacCCCTCTCCAGCCTCaatagctgttgttgttgttgttgttgttgtcgttgttgttgttgtgttcacCCCTCTCCAGCCTCaatagctgttgttgttgttgttgttgttgttgttgctgttgtcatTGTGTTCCCCACCCTGCAGCCtcagtggctgctgctgatgttgttgtcgttgttgtcgttgttgttatCGTTGCTGTGGTTGCCGTTGCTGTCGTGGTTGCTGCTGCCGTCAGTGTGTGGCGCCGCCGTGCAGCATGCGGTGCAGCTGGGTGGGCTGGTAGCccagcaggtcctgcaggttGCAGACGAAGCGGTAGACGTAGCGTTTGCCCGCCGTCTTGCGGATGATGTTCTTGTCGTAGTAGTAGCGCAGGCCGCGGCTCAGCTTCTCGTAGTTCATCTTGGGTTTGTTCTTCCGTCGCCCCCACAGCAGCGCCACCTGGAGGCCAGATCACACAGTCAGCCAGAGGAACCTGCTCCGAGGCAGGTGTGTGCACAGCAGCGCCACCGCATGGCCACAGGGGGAACGCCACCGCTTTCTGCAAACGGACAACTGAGGTTCCCTCTGCTACCAGGCTCTACTGACGGAGGTTCCTCTCCCAGCAGGCTCTACTGACGGAGGTTCCTCTCCCAGCGGGCTCTACTGACGGAGGTTCCTCTCCCAGCGGGCTCTACTGACGGAGGTTCCTCTCCCAGCGGGCTCTACTGACGGAGGttcctctcccagcaggttctaCTGACGGAGGTTCCTCTCCCAGCAGGCTCTACTGACGGAGGTTCCTCTCCCAGCAGGCTCTACTGACGGAGGTTCCTCTCCCAGCGGGTTCTACTGACGGAGGTTCCTCTCCCAGCAGGCTCTACTGACGGAGGTTCCTCTCCCAGCGGGCTCTACTGACGGAGGttcctctcccagcaggttctaCTGACGGAGGttcctctcccagcaggttctaCTGACGGAGGTTCCTCTCCCAGCAGGCTCTACTGACGGAGGTTCCTCTCCCAGCGGCTCTACTGACGGAGGTTCCTCTCCCAGCGGTTCTACTGACGGAGGTTCCTCTCCCAGCAGGCTCTACTGACGGAGGTTCCTCTCCCAGCGGCTCTACTGACGGAGGTTCCTCTCCCAGCGGTTCTACTGACGGAGGTTCCTCTCCCAGCGGGCTCTACTGACGGAGGTTCCTCTCCCAGCGGGCTCTACTGACGGAGGTTCCTCTCCCAGCGGGCTCTACTGACGGAGGTTCCGTCGCGGCGCTCACCTCGTCGGGGTCGGTCAGTTTGAACTCCCAGCCGTCTCCCGTCCAGCTGATGCAGGACTGACAGCTGTGGTCGgtcaggagctccaggaggaacTGCCACAGCTGGATGGGACCActgcctgacacacacacacacacacacacacacacacacacacacacacacacacacacacacacacagagtcactgATTCATTCAGAAAGCCTCCAGTCTTGCGGAGGGTGTGTGCTGTCTGTAcatgatttatttgtttgtttttccattataaaaatgtttgttaagttaaaacattgatttcaagTTTTGCTGAAGATATATCTTCTCATGGCTTCATTTTGCATCCTGCAGAAAAGCTGGTCttgtcatttaatttaatttaatttaatttaatttaatttaatttaatttaatttaatttaatttaattttttaggCAAACAAGAACtgtcttcatgtgttttgttttttttccactgatttaataattcctttttttaatcagtaaATATTCCTGGAATGTAGTAAATATCAGCTggagagggattttttttccatctgtccCTTGTGCTCTATATTTCAGGTTTCATTGACAGTATACGTGTCTGTGTATAGAAATATAATATGTGAGAATAATTGTACTGATTTCTCATCTAactctggatgagctgcaaTGACTTTGTGCTGAGAAATGATCAAATGTGTTccagcagggacacacacacacacacacacacacacacacacacacacacacacacacacacacacacccaccggTGTACCCGGCCAGCACGGCGGCCGGGATGACGGCTCGGCCCACGTGGGTTTTGTCGCTCATGTAGTCCTTGaagttgcagtgctggtccCTGGagccgtctccgtctccgtctccgtctccggcGACCGCCAGCGTCTGCTGGACAGGAGGCGTCCAGGACAGAGATGCCGCCGCCtcggagccgtcgctctggaCGTTGTCCGTGTCCGAGTCCGTCTCTGAAAGGCAGACGGTGACCACGCTGCTGCTATCAGTGTGTGAACATAGCTGCTTCTGTTCAGAGGACAGACGGgtgaaggtgtgttttcagtcgtatgtgaagaagaaaatgaccCCATGACGTCCCGTTGGTCCAGACAGAGacgtcctcagtctgtctcgCTGTTTTACAGGTGATTGATTCCTTCATGCTGATCACTGAATTCAGAGCCTCGGTGATCAGAAGGAATCTTCTCTCCAGCTTCTGAGCCGGGGCAGTGAGGCCGCTTCACTCTGATCAGCATCCAGTTCACAGTCCAGACACCAAAAGGTTGAAAGCTGGACATCATGGATCTACAGTGGATCGATTCCTGATCTACGGTGGATCGATTATGGATTAATTCTAGATTGATTCTGGATCTATTGTGGATTGATTCTACATCTGTTGTGAATTGATTCCTGATCTATTGTGGATTAATACCTGATATATTCTGGATTGATTCCGGATCTCTTGTGGATTGATTCCAGATCTCTTATGTATCGATTCCTGCTATATATTCTGGATTGATTTCTGATCTATTGTGGATTGATTGTGGATCTATTGTGGATTGATTCCTGATCAATTGTGGATTGATTCTGGATCTATTGTGAATTGATTCCTGTGCTCTTGTGGATCAATTCCTGATCTATCGTGGATTGATTCTGGATCTAGTGTGGATCACTTCCTGATCTATTGGGGATTGATTCTGAATCTATTGTGGATCCATTCCTGATCTATTGTGGATTGATTCTGGATCTAGTGTGGATCACTTCCTGATCTATTATGATTGATTCCTGATCTCTTGTGGATCAATTCATGATCTACTCTGGATCACTTCCTGATCTATTGTGGATTGATTCCTGATCTCTTGTGGATCAATTCCTGATCTACTGTGGATTGATTCCTGATGTTTTGTGGATCACTTCCTGATCTATTGTGGATTGATTCTGAATCTATTGTGGATTGATTCTAGATCTGTTGTGAATTGATTCCTGAAATATTCTGGATTAATTCTGGATCTATTCTGGATTTATACTGGATCTAACGTCCCATCCTGGTAAGAATCAGAAAACCATTCCACTGAAGTGATCTGTGATCCCCTCACCTCCGTCCACTCCTCCGCTGTGCAGCTCAGGATCTTGTGCTTCtcccagatgatgaagatgatgatgatgatgaaggtggtACCCCTGGTGTGTCAGGGCCACCGGCTGCAGCGTGGTGAGGTCTGAGCTCTCAGCGGGACGGTACGCAGCGCCGGAGCTCCTGAGGAGCGACGCCTCCTCCGcaaagctgcagctctctgagcgAGACCAGGCAGTGGAGTGAGACCAGGCAGTGGAGTGAGACCAGGCAGTGGAGTGAGACCAGGCAGTGGAGCAAGACCAGACAGTGGAGTGAGACCAGACAGTG
The nucleotide sequence above comes from Salarias fasciatus chromosome 3, fSalaFa1.1, whole genome shotgun sequence. Encoded proteins:
- the paqr9 gene encoding membrane progesterone receptor epsilon — its product is MMLNCAQPLPLLRHTDVPPRVIENFILTGYRFPNYSLRDCLLSAFRPTNETGNFWTHFLPVFVFAYYFVEVFGWEGAPRSDAPFFYPLWNYFIGVFCLLMASSMAHLLNSMSLVVREVCFFVDYGTISAYTVGSSLAYYYYIHPRAGIVETDPEPDPDPDGDPAGAPGSSGAVPEFSAFFDTFYIPCTCVVAIICVLSCCNTRQRWRKHRYMIRTLVFLLPFFVSSMPVFYRLLTRSPYSGSPSSLSSSASMPGFFYRHCLWLLVSAAFNISKLPERLAPGRFDIWGHSHQWFHCCTFLSILDELHMIKAEVRAILLSPALLPPAAAAAARLPGPTAASTYGVMLLLQTTIVSIIMYFSWCASRIYGPQGAQLEAELRRRRALKGR
- the LOC115386153 gene encoding protein c-ets-2-B-like, which gives rise to MLLDLVCISELDSLEVPPLTPTSHEVLSQAVKASFAGFLQDEANHHFPHDPALWSGLEVNHWLDWCQAEFGLPCLGSALRDLEGGELCGLDRETFLSLTSDSTAGEILWEHLDTLRTETDSDTDNVQSDGSEAAASLSWTPPVQQTLAVAGDGDGDGDGSRDQHCNFKDYMSDKTHVGRAVIPAAVLAGYTGSGPIQLWQFLLELLTDHSCQSCISWTGDGWEFKLTDPDEVALLWGRRKNKPKMNYEKLSRGLRYYYDKNIIRKTAGKRYVYRFVCNLQDLLGYQPTQLHRMLHGGATH